From Sporosarcina sp. FSL W7-1349, a single genomic window includes:
- a CDS encoding LLM class flavin-dependent oxidoreductase, whose amino-acid sequence MAELGKDMTFGLFFLNSVPPNKTDAEELRDGLEQIKLADELGYHSVWVAEHNARAYGVVSSTSVYLSAAAATTKKIKLGSAVTRLPLHHPLQVAENMNLVDVISDGRLYLGVGKGYDKLEFDAYNIDFEERHDRYLESLDILTTALQTEKVSYSGKFYNIENIPVYPRPVQKDGPPIFVMVSSNDASMVNAAKQGHSFVLGGITNEDTNHKIKLYREEALSSGLTQEYVEEAVARSGKLLFCYVAETTEQAQEEYRQGLEWYMSERDNRPTFGVISRERNVDYDRFLQSENTLVGSPEKVIEDIKRYKEETGLNNIILWMNIGGQPQHQVLKSMELFSEKVMPYFDSVKIK is encoded by the coding sequence ATGGCTGAACTAGGAAAAGATATGACATTCGGGTTGTTTTTCTTAAACTCAGTACCCCCTAATAAAACCGATGCGGAAGAACTACGAGATGGATTGGAACAAATCAAGCTTGCTGATGAATTAGGTTATCATTCTGTATGGGTAGCTGAGCACAATGCCAGAGCATATGGGGTGGTCAGTTCGACATCTGTCTATTTATCTGCCGCGGCAGCAACAACCAAAAAAATCAAATTGGGATCGGCCGTTACACGCTTGCCTCTTCATCATCCACTCCAGGTGGCTGAAAATATGAATCTCGTCGATGTCATTAGTGATGGACGACTCTATTTGGGGGTCGGAAAAGGGTACGACAAACTAGAGTTCGACGCTTATAATATCGATTTTGAAGAACGCCATGATCGTTACTTGGAGTCTCTTGATATTTTAACAACGGCGTTGCAAACAGAAAAGGTTTCGTACTCAGGAAAATTCTATAACATTGAAAACATCCCGGTGTACCCGCGACCGGTTCAAAAAGACGGCCCGCCGATTTTTGTGATGGTATCCTCCAATGATGCGTCGATGGTCAATGCGGCTAAGCAAGGGCATTCCTTCGTACTGGGAGGCATCACAAACGAGGACACGAACCACAAGATCAAATTGTATCGTGAAGAGGCCCTTTCCTCGGGCTTGACACAAGAATATGTTGAGGAAGCAGTCGCACGTTCCGGCAAGCTCTTGTTCTGCTATGTGGCCGAAACTACGGAACAGGCTCAGGAAGAATACCGCCAGGGACTGGAATGGTATATGAGCGAACGTGACAACCGCCCAACGTTCGGCGTCATTAGCCGGGAACGCAATGTCGATTATGACCGTTTCCTTCAATCCGAAAATACTCTGGTTGGTTCTCCGGAAAAAGTAATCGAGGATATTAAGCGTTACAAGGAAGAAACGGGCCTTAACAATATCATTTTGTGGATGAACATCGGGGGACAACCGCAACATCAAGTTCTTAAATCTATGGAACTGTTTTCTGAAAAAGTAATGCCTTACTTTGATAGTGTCAAAATCAAGTGA
- a CDS encoding acyl-CoA dehydrogenase family protein: MVTIFQEEILDMKISVRDFIDNKVDLYADQIEREDKIPEEIIALSKEMGLFGLSIPEEYGGLGLNMVGKCGIYEELGRTSNGYTTLIGAHTGIGSVGIVELGNEEQKRRYLPKMATGEYIGAFALTEPSAGSDATALQTTAVRKGDKFILNGSKHYITNAPEAQVFTVMAVTDKSKGAKGITSFIVEKDFKGLVIGKHEEKMGLRGSHSAEVFFEDCEVPIENVLGEEGLGYVNALKILANGRAGLAARNLGSCQKLLEMSIRYASERTQFGKPIIEQQIIQHYLAEMALDIESLRALTYHVANLVDSGKKVIKEAAMVKLLGSEVYNRIADKAVQIHGGIGYIREYPIERYYRDARITKIYEGTSEIQKNIIASQLIKEFNKYSQVRS, translated from the coding sequence ATGGTAACTATTTTTCAAGAAGAAATTTTGGATATGAAAATCAGCGTAAGGGACTTTATTGACAATAAGGTAGATTTATATGCGGATCAAATTGAAAGGGAAGATAAAATCCCCGAAGAGATCATTGCGTTAAGCAAGGAAATGGGATTGTTTGGTCTCAGTATTCCCGAAGAATACGGCGGCCTTGGGTTAAATATGGTCGGTAAATGCGGCATTTACGAAGAATTAGGAAGAACGAGCAATGGATATACGACCTTGATCGGCGCACATACCGGCATCGGTTCGGTCGGCATCGTCGAGCTTGGAAACGAAGAACAAAAACGTAGATACCTTCCGAAAATGGCAACTGGTGAATATATTGGAGCCTTTGCATTGACCGAGCCAAGTGCGGGGTCGGATGCCACCGCATTGCAAACAACAGCAGTCCGTAAAGGCGATAAGTTTATATTAAACGGTTCAAAACACTATATTACAAACGCTCCCGAAGCCCAAGTGTTTACCGTGATGGCAGTAACGGATAAATCAAAAGGTGCTAAAGGGATCACCTCCTTCATCGTCGAAAAGGACTTTAAAGGCTTGGTGATTGGCAAACACGAAGAAAAAATGGGCTTGCGCGGCTCACATTCAGCCGAAGTGTTTTTCGAGGATTGCGAAGTCCCCATTGAGAATGTACTAGGCGAAGAGGGATTAGGTTATGTCAACGCACTCAAAATTTTGGCAAATGGCCGTGCCGGTCTGGCTGCCCGTAATTTAGGCTCCTGCCAAAAACTACTGGAAATGTCTATTCGATATGCCAGTGAACGTACCCAGTTTGGAAAGCCAATTATAGAACAGCAAATCATCCAGCACTATTTGGCGGAGATGGCGCTAGACATCGAATCTTTACGCGCCCTAACGTATCATGTGGCAAACTTGGTCGATTCCGGCAAGAAAGTCATTAAGGAAGCCGCCATGGTAAAATTGCTAGGATCGGAAGTATATAACCGAATCGCAGACAAGGCGGTTCAAATTCACGGTGGTATCGGCTATATCCGCGAGTATCCGATTGAACGCTATTACCGTGATGCACGCATCACCAAAATTTACGAAGGTACGTCAGAAATCCAGAAAAACATTATTGCTTCTCAGCTTATAAAGGAATTCAATAAATATAGTCAAGTTAGATCGTGA
- a CDS encoding TRAP transporter substrate-binding protein, translating into MKKKNLVFLLVLTLFGVLMAACGGGDDAPNASADSSKTYEFDLNVSASASSTFVKEVAEPWAEYVEEKSDGRLKVNVYSGAALGSFSTSYADIKGNVYESGFIIPGLFTDTDLFPLTIGDIPFLLQSPEVAEKVLTEYINEHVTEISDDVTFISVTSTDAFQIFGKEPMKKASDLKHNKISDTVAGRIELFKTLGATPVSMTNTELYESLERGITDLSVYTAVGALGYKFDEVTNWMTKVDLAVSVLPFFVSTEFLDSLPEDLRDQFITDIGPKYTQLATEVYTNDAEASIAKYEELVSDRNGGVYIPTEEELKEWKAPIKKQMDDWVAEANKRGYDGQAMMDTYVELLKNEGVIVPE; encoded by the coding sequence ATGAAAAAGAAAAATCTTGTGTTCTTACTTGTTTTGACCTTGTTTGGTGTACTGATGGCAGCGTGTGGCGGAGGGGACGATGCTCCTAATGCTTCAGCGGATAGCAGCAAGACTTATGAATTTGATTTGAATGTCTCCGCATCGGCATCCAGTACATTTGTCAAGGAAGTGGCAGAGCCGTGGGCGGAATATGTCGAAGAAAAATCGGACGGCCGATTGAAAGTGAATGTATATTCTGGTGCGGCATTGGGATCATTTAGCACAAGTTATGCGGATATTAAAGGGAATGTATATGAATCAGGCTTCATCATTCCAGGCTTATTTACAGATACTGATCTATTCCCTCTTACAATTGGTGATATCCCGTTTCTATTGCAATCACCCGAAGTTGCGGAGAAAGTCCTAACGGAATATATAAATGAACATGTAACAGAAATCTCAGATGACGTGACCTTCATCAGTGTTACTTCTACAGATGCCTTCCAAATATTTGGGAAAGAACCGATGAAAAAAGCATCCGATCTTAAACACAATAAAATTTCCGATACGGTTGCTGGTCGAATCGAATTGTTCAAAACTTTGGGGGCTACGCCGGTATCCATGACAAACACGGAATTGTACGAGTCGCTTGAACGTGGTATTACAGACTTATCCGTCTACACAGCAGTAGGTGCACTTGGTTATAAATTTGACGAAGTGACGAATTGGATGACTAAAGTGGACCTGGCTGTCAGCGTATTGCCGTTCTTTGTCAGCACGGAGTTTTTAGATTCACTGCCTGAAGACCTACGAGACCAATTCATTACCGATATTGGGCCGAAATATACTCAGCTGGCAACGGAAGTCTATACAAATGATGCAGAAGCTAGCATAGCCAAATATGAAGAGCTTGTTTCAGATCGGAATGGAGGCGTTTACATTCCAACGGAAGAAGAGTTGAAGGAATGGAAAGCGCCGATCAAGAAGCAAATGGACGATTGGGTAGCGGAAGCGAATAAGCGTGGTTACGACGGACAAGCCATGATGGATACGTACGTAGAATTACTGAAGAACGAAGGGGTCATAGTTCCGGAATAA
- a CDS encoding sigma 54-interacting transcriptional regulator, with protein sequence MLKILVAGSYPLVDYMKQEIQKRRDTIKELTIQEVESTHILNHPQYIGSEDVLICGVVLAERLRSMNVRGRIIPLRLQTKDFLNALIEASNYSKKICIVNYYKEFIESNTVNDQHLNNILGLNIQQRVYTTREHAAEVIQSLSADKDLVVIGSGLIVNMAKEAGMQGVLWYGDETIKLAVDIAFNILNARVVEKSNLKRLELIMENFQEGVISLNVTSRIISMNQAAINFLELDDLHDPTSLLITDILPESEFLGALQSQKVLSDVVMNYKGKNFLVNTHLIYVDGLLDGMVVIFSDVELLQQKENKVRRKLNTRFEGAKYNFSDIIGESPQTMKVISKAKQFARTHSNVLILGETGTGKELFAQSIHNASQRAKHPFVAVNCAAIPENLLESEFFGYSEGAFTGASKGGKAGLFEVAHNGTIFLDEIGELPLSMQAKLLRVLQEKMVRRVGSATATPINVRVISATNVNLIESIQAGEFREDLYYRIAVLNLFLPELRNRREDLGLLLKHFTKYHYPQYYPMVEKYYLDVLPLLEQHQWKGNVREFENTIERLYAYVENPNKTSREMFLGFLQEAIEENFFLLGRGEEDNHSFHQALKEVEIAKIQEVLEQTNGNRQETARILGISRSTLWRKLSEAGIK encoded by the coding sequence ATGCTGAAAATATTAGTTGCGGGTTCTTATCCGCTCGTAGATTATATGAAGCAAGAAATTCAGAAAAGAAGAGATACGATTAAAGAACTAACAATCCAAGAAGTTGAATCAACACATATTTTAAACCATCCTCAATATATTGGCAGCGAGGACGTTCTAATTTGTGGTGTCGTATTGGCGGAGAGATTAAGAAGTATGAATGTCAGAGGCCGTATTATTCCGTTGCGGTTACAGACAAAAGACTTTTTAAATGCTTTGATCGAAGCATCCAATTACTCGAAAAAAATCTGCATCGTCAATTACTATAAGGAGTTTATCGAGTCCAACACTGTCAATGACCAGCATTTAAATAATATATTAGGACTGAATATTCAGCAACGTGTCTATACAACAAGAGAACATGCCGCTGAAGTAATTCAATCCTTATCTGCCGACAAAGATTTGGTGGTCATCGGTTCGGGCTTAATTGTAAACATGGCTAAGGAAGCCGGCATGCAGGGGGTGCTTTGGTATGGCGATGAAACGATTAAACTGGCGGTAGATATTGCTTTTAATATTTTGAATGCTAGAGTGGTCGAAAAGAGCAACCTGAAGCGGCTTGAGTTGATCATGGAGAATTTCCAAGAGGGCGTGATCAGTTTAAATGTCACAAGCCGAATTATAAGTATGAACCAGGCAGCCATCAATTTCTTGGAATTGGACGATTTGCATGACCCGACTTCACTGCTGATTACAGACATCTTGCCCGAGAGTGAATTTCTAGGAGCCTTGCAGTCGCAGAAAGTCCTGTCGGATGTTGTGATGAATTATAAAGGTAAAAACTTTTTGGTGAATACTCATTTGATATATGTCGATGGTCTTCTGGATGGTATGGTAGTCATATTTTCGGATGTTGAATTGTTGCAACAAAAAGAGAATAAGGTGCGGCGCAAGTTAAATACTAGATTTGAGGGGGCAAAATATAATTTCTCAGATATTATTGGAGAAAGCCCGCAAACAATGAAGGTTATTTCAAAGGCTAAGCAATTTGCCCGAACCCATTCCAATGTGCTGATTTTAGGGGAGACCGGGACGGGGAAAGAGCTGTTTGCCCAAAGCATCCACAACGCGAGTCAACGAGCCAAACACCCATTTGTCGCTGTAAACTGCGCGGCTATCCCGGAAAATCTTTTAGAAAGCGAATTCTTTGGTTACAGTGAAGGTGCTTTTACAGGAGCTTCAAAGGGCGGGAAGGCAGGGCTGTTTGAAGTGGCTCATAACGGTACAATTTTCCTCGATGAGATCGGGGAATTACCATTAAGCATGCAGGCCAAATTATTGCGTGTACTGCAAGAGAAAATGGTGCGCCGCGTCGGTAGTGCCACCGCAACGCCAATCAATGTACGTGTGATTTCTGCAACCAACGTGAATTTAATCGAAAGCATCCAAGCGGGAGAGTTTCGCGAGGATTTATATTATCGGATCGCTGTGCTCAATCTCTTTTTGCCGGAACTGAGAAATCGCAGAGAGGACCTGGGCTTATTGTTAAAACATTTCACCAAGTACCATTACCCGCAATATTATCCAATGGTGGAGAAATACTATTTAGATGTACTTCCACTGCTCGAGCAGCATCAGTGGAAAGGGAATGTGCGCGAGTTCGAAAATACGATTGAGAGATTGTATGCGTATGTAGAAAACCCAAATAAAACTTCGAGGGAAATGTTTCTCGGTTTTTTGCAGGAAGCGATTGAGGAAAACTTCTTCTTACTGGGACGTGGCGAGGAGGATAATCATTCATTTCACCAGGCATTAAAAGAAGTGGAGATTGCAAAAATCCAGGAAGTATTAGAACAGACGAATGGTAATAGACAAGAAACGGCCAGAATATTAGGAATCAGCAGAAGTACTTTATGGAGGAAGTTGAGTGAGGCGGGAATTAAGTAA
- a CDS encoding phosphotriesterase family protein, with amino-acid sequence MKINSVTGALDLDNLGYTLIHEHMRTRSEAVAVQFPHLYDEQEEFELAVRQVAEAKRFGVKTIFDPTVMGLDRDVQLMKRISRETGVQIIPATGVYTFNFLPSRFAVNSIAFLADQFIRDIEVGIQNTGIKAGFLKCAADAQGITPDVEKVIRAVARAHLQTGLPIMTHSHPATETGLRQVEIFKEEGVNMGRVLIGHCGDTDNLEYIEKVLDYGVFIGMDRYGLTKALSTEKRNETVKKLADKGYADRMFLSQDYCCTTDMYKPNHLKKEAYPDWSMTFLLREVIPTLLEQGITDEQIQIMMVENVKSWFSK; translated from the coding sequence ATGAAAATCAATTCAGTAACAGGTGCATTGGATCTCGATAATCTAGGCTATACATTGATTCACGAACATATGAGAACGAGATCCGAGGCGGTGGCGGTTCAATTCCCCCATTTGTACGATGAACAGGAGGAGTTTGAATTAGCTGTAAGGCAAGTCGCTGAGGCGAAGCGTTTCGGTGTAAAAACGATATTTGACCCGACCGTGATGGGGCTGGATCGGGATGTCCAACTAATGAAACGAATTTCTAGGGAAACAGGGGTGCAAATTATTCCGGCAACCGGTGTGTATACTTTTAATTTTCTCCCTTCCCGATTTGCGGTAAATAGCATCGCCTTTTTGGCGGATCAGTTTATTCGGGATATTGAAGTCGGCATACAAAACACGGGGATTAAAGCTGGGTTTCTGAAGTGTGCGGCAGATGCACAAGGGATTACTCCTGACGTGGAGAAGGTCATTCGAGCGGTCGCGCGTGCCCACTTGCAAACCGGTTTGCCTATTATGACGCATTCGCATCCCGCCACGGAAACGGGACTCAGACAAGTAGAAATCTTCAAAGAAGAGGGCGTCAATATGGGGCGGGTTTTGATTGGCCACTGCGGAGACACTGATAACCTTGAGTATATCGAAAAAGTTCTCGATTACGGAGTTTTCATCGGGATGGACCGTTATGGGCTCACCAAAGCGTTATCAACCGAGAAGCGGAATGAGACGGTCAAGAAGCTGGCCGATAAAGGATATGCTGACCGGATGTTCCTATCCCAAGATTATTGTTGCACCACTGATATGTATAAGCCGAACCATTTGAAAAAAGAAGCGTATCCAGATTGGTCTATGACGTTTTTATTGAGAGAGGTTATTCCAACATTATTGGAACAAGGAATAACGGATGAACAAATCCAGATTATGATGGTTGAGAATGTAAAGTCTTGGTTTAGCAAATGA
- a CDS encoding NAD-dependent succinate-semialdehyde dehydrogenase translates to MMGGSWTIKDHMIRVENPATGELVAEVSKGQKEDAFAALESAKATFPSWSKTTGLERSRILEKVAHRIEEDKDRLAQLITKEMGKPLANSYYEVESSASYFKWFAEEARRIYGEQIPSSAKNKRLLAIKQPIGVVAAITPWNFPLQILSRKLAPALAAGCACLIRPSNQAPLSALELMKIFEESGMPNGVVNIVIGEAEEITDVWLSSPEVKKISFTGSTEVGIELIKKSADTVKKVSMELGGHAPFIVFEDADLELAVEGAVNIKFSSSGQQCVCANRIYVHASVYDEFVSRFTEKVKQLPVGNGEDMRNRVGPLINQRALVKMEEQVLDAVEKGAVLLCGGKRCTEDHLKEGNFYEPTVLSEVNDTMLITKEETFGPIAPIMKFEEEEEVLYRANNTNFGLAAYFYTNDLSRSHRVFEALEYGIVGINDASPFTVQAPFGGWKLSGLGIEGAHGIDEYLETKVGSFLMSI, encoded by the coding sequence ATGATGGGTGGCAGTTGGACCATAAAAGATCACATGATCCGAGTAGAAAATCCCGCCACAGGCGAGTTGGTGGCGGAAGTCAGCAAAGGGCAGAAAGAGGATGCATTCGCAGCACTGGAAAGTGCCAAGGCGACATTCCCTTCCTGGTCTAAGACAACCGGTCTGGAGCGTTCCCGGATTTTGGAAAAGGTGGCCCATCGGATAGAGGAAGACAAGGATCGGCTGGCCCAACTGATTACGAAAGAGATGGGAAAGCCTTTAGCAAACTCTTACTATGAGGTGGAAAGTTCGGCATCGTATTTCAAATGGTTTGCAGAAGAAGCGCGCCGGATATACGGCGAGCAAATACCGAGTTCAGCTAAGAACAAGCGGTTGCTCGCTATTAAACAGCCGATAGGAGTAGTGGCTGCCATCACTCCGTGGAATTTCCCACTGCAGATACTAAGTCGGAAATTGGCTCCCGCCTTGGCGGCTGGTTGTGCATGTCTGATCCGCCCTTCCAATCAGGCTCCGTTAAGTGCTTTGGAATTGATGAAAATCTTCGAAGAAAGCGGGATGCCGAATGGAGTTGTTAATATCGTCATCGGAGAAGCTGAAGAAATTACCGATGTCTGGCTATCCAGCCCGGAAGTGAAAAAAATTTCATTTACCGGTTCAACAGAAGTTGGCATTGAGCTAATCAAAAAATCGGCAGATACGGTGAAAAAAGTATCGATGGAATTAGGAGGGCATGCCCCTTTTATCGTTTTTGAAGATGCAGACTTGGAGCTGGCGGTCGAGGGGGCGGTCAATATTAAGTTTAGTTCGTCCGGGCAGCAATGTGTATGCGCGAACCGCATTTACGTACATGCCAGCGTTTATGATGAGTTTGTCTCACGGTTCACTGAAAAGGTAAAGCAACTACCTGTTGGAAACGGAGAGGATATGCGGAACCGGGTAGGTCCACTCATTAACCAACGTGCGCTTGTGAAAATGGAAGAACAAGTACTGGATGCGGTTGAAAAAGGAGCTGTTCTACTATGTGGAGGCAAAAGATGTACGGAAGACCATTTAAAGGAAGGTAACTTTTACGAACCGACTGTCCTAAGTGAAGTCAATGATACGATGCTGATTACTAAGGAAGAAACTTTCGGACCGATTGCTCCGATCATGAAATTTGAAGAAGAAGAGGAAGTGCTCTACCGGGCCAATAATACCAACTTCGGACTCGCGGCTTATTTCTATACAAATGACTTATCGCGCTCACATCGGGTTTTTGAAGCGCTGGAATATGGAATTGTTGGCATTAATGATGCCTCCCCTTTTACTGTGCAGGCGCCATTCGGCGGGTGGAAATTAAGCGGGCTGGGAATCGAAGGCGCGCATGGGATTGATGAATATCTGGAAACGAAAGTGGGATCGTTTTTGATGTCCATCTGA
- a CDS encoding TRAP transporter small permease — MTIINRFIKGLAFINAYIAYGALLFMMAFVGLAAISRAFNHPIIGDMELVQIAMVALVVGSMAYTEFRNGHVEVGILVDNFPPFIQKILNIFSLVLTVIFCAVVSYAFIVKFDPMHSSVLLGIKFYPLKILLIVGFIAWALVALQKTIVLLTSKEYKKFDE, encoded by the coding sequence ATGACAATCATTAATAGATTCATCAAGGGACTTGCATTCATCAATGCATACATAGCGTATGGGGCCTTACTCTTCATGATGGCTTTTGTCGGACTTGCAGCAATTTCTAGGGCGTTCAACCATCCAATTATCGGGGATATGGAACTCGTTCAAATAGCGATGGTCGCTTTAGTCGTCGGGTCTATGGCATATACCGAGTTTCGAAACGGGCATGTTGAAGTAGGAATTCTGGTAGATAATTTCCCTCCGTTTATTCAAAAGATATTGAATATCTTTTCTCTGGTTTTAACAGTGATTTTTTGTGCTGTTGTCTCGTATGCCTTTATCGTAAAATTTGACCCTATGCATTCATCTGTCTTACTGGGGATTAAATTTTACCCGCTCAAAATCTTGCTCATTGTCGGGTTTATTGCATGGGCTTTAGTGGCACTTCAAAAGACCATCGTGTTACTCACATCCAAAGAATACAAGAAATTTGACGAATAG
- a CDS encoding TRAP transporter large permease, protein MGVEMVGVLVIVAVFLLMFLRVPIVLSMALPSFVAILYLKSSNTLFTSIESVIWEQSYNYTLSTIPLFVLMGQLLFVSGFSDELFQTFRNWFGRLKGGLAMATIGASAVFASSSGSSLATTSTIGLVSSKEMLNRGYSKMLTGGSIVAGGTLGILIPPSTMFIIYGMITEQSIGKLLIAGIVPGILLTLFFILTIYLAILINPKLGPSEGEAKVSWKEKFRSIKSNIWIICLFIVVMGGIYFGWFTATEAAGIGALGAFLIALMRRKLTKASLSEAVFGTIKTTGFIFAIVFGAFVLNYVLTITRVPNLLADFLFSSNLSPFTFFLLLVVMYLILGAIMDTLAMVVVTIPILLPTLALYDFDLIWFGVIIVLLVEMALISPPVGMNCFVLRGVVKELDLGSIFKGAFVFAVPIISLIFLLYFFPDIATFLPNAVK, encoded by the coding sequence ATGGGTGTAGAAATGGTAGGGGTTTTAGTCATTGTTGCTGTGTTTCTCTTGATGTTTTTACGAGTACCTATTGTTCTGTCGATGGCTCTCCCTTCATTTGTGGCCATTTTGTACTTGAAGAGCAGTAATACTTTATTTACATCAATAGAAAGCGTCATTTGGGAACAGAGTTATAACTACACACTAAGCACGATCCCTCTATTTGTTTTAATGGGCCAATTATTATTTGTTTCCGGATTCAGCGATGAGTTATTTCAAACGTTCCGGAACTGGTTTGGTCGTCTCAAGGGCGGATTGGCTATGGCGACGATCGGCGCTTCTGCAGTATTTGCCTCTTCGTCAGGTTCCAGTCTAGCAACGACAAGTACAATCGGACTTGTATCATCGAAAGAGATGCTAAATAGGGGCTATTCCAAGATGCTGACAGGCGGTTCGATCGTGGCTGGAGGAACGCTCGGTATATTAATCCCACCTAGTACGATGTTCATCATCTATGGGATGATTACAGAACAGTCAATTGGAAAACTGTTGATTGCAGGCATCGTGCCAGGTATTTTGTTGACTCTTTTCTTCATATTAACTATTTACTTGGCAATTTTAATCAATCCTAAACTCGGCCCGTCCGAGGGGGAAGCCAAAGTCTCTTGGAAAGAAAAGTTTCGGTCGATTAAGTCCAATATTTGGATCATTTGTTTATTTATTGTGGTCATGGGCGGCATTTACTTTGGTTGGTTCACAGCAACGGAGGCTGCAGGGATCGGTGCGTTAGGTGCATTCCTGATTGCGTTGATGCGCAGAAAGTTAACGAAAGCGAGTTTGTCGGAAGCTGTATTTGGTACAATTAAAACAACCGGGTTCATTTTTGCCATTGTGTTTGGCGCATTTGTACTGAACTATGTGTTGACCATCACCCGTGTGCCGAATCTGTTAGCGGATTTTCTATTCTCTAGCAATCTATCGCCATTTACTTTCTTCCTTTTGCTCGTAGTGATGTATCTGATACTCGGTGCCATCATGGATACATTGGCGATGGTGGTCGTGACGATTCCAATTTTGCTGCCGACCTTGGCATTGTATGATTTTGATTTGATCTGGTTTGGTGTGATTATTGTGCTACTTGTGGAAATGGCCTTGATCTCGCCTCCAGTTGGCATGAACTGTTTTGTATTACGCGGAGTTGTGAAGGAACTCGATTTAGGAAGCATTTTTAAAGGGGCCTTTGTTTTTGCGGTTCCGATCATATCGTTAATTTTTTTACTATACTTTTTCCCGGATATTGCAACATTCCTGCCGAATGCTGTGAAATAG
- a CDS encoding CaiB/BaiF CoA transferase family protein gives MKLPLEGFRVIDLSRTLAGPYTTMLLADMGADVIKVEEPKSGDESRRFTPPKWNEESCYFLSANRNKRGITVNLKSPEGVEIVKQLVKDADVVIENFRTGTIEKLGLGYEVLKEINPKLVFCSISGFGRTGPDKDKAGYDVLLQAISGLMSITGTEEEPAKAGMSIADLSTGTFAAFSIVSALMGVQRNDVGQYLDVSLLDCQVALLNHMATGYMANGTYPKRMGTAHASLVPYSGFHAKDAIVVVAVANDGLWKKFCQALEWHDLGSDERYTLNYNRVQYREELESLISERFSQLDSADIIERLESFGVPCGKIQNIEEVMTSPQVIAREMMVEIEHPNIPDLKVPAFPVKFSETPPTVRYAPPLLGEHTNDVLQDLGYTEETIKELRAREVI, from the coding sequence GTGAAACTGCCTTTGGAAGGTTTTCGTGTAATCGATTTATCCCGGACGTTAGCCGGACCCTATACGACCATGTTGCTGGCAGACATGGGAGCGGACGTCATTAAAGTGGAAGAGCCAAAATCGGGAGATGAATCAAGACGATTCACTCCCCCAAAATGGAATGAGGAAAGCTGCTATTTCCTATCAGCAAACCGTAATAAACGAGGCATTACGGTAAATTTGAAATCTCCAGAAGGGGTGGAGATTGTAAAACAACTTGTTAAAGATGCCGATGTGGTCATTGAAAACTTCCGAACCGGGACAATCGAGAAACTAGGATTAGGTTACGAAGTCTTGAAGGAGATCAACCCCAAGCTCGTCTTTTGCTCAATCTCTGGTTTTGGACGGACTGGGCCCGACAAGGATAAAGCTGGTTACGACGTATTATTGCAGGCAATCAGCGGTCTCATGAGCATTACAGGGACCGAAGAGGAGCCTGCGAAAGCCGGCATGTCTATTGCAGATTTGTCTACCGGCACATTTGCAGCGTTTTCAATTGTCAGTGCCTTGATGGGAGTCCAAAGAAATGATGTTGGACAATATTTAGATGTTAGTTTACTCGATTGTCAAGTTGCCCTGTTAAATCATATGGCTACAGGCTATATGGCTAATGGTACATATCCGAAACGAATGGGAACAGCTCATGCCTCCCTTGTTCCGTACAGCGGCTTTCATGCAAAAGATGCAATTGTCGTAGTGGCTGTCGCAAATGATGGATTATGGAAAAAGTTTTGCCAGGCTCTCGAATGGCATGACTTGGGAAGCGATGAGCGTTATACTTTGAATTACAACCGTGTCCAATACCGAGAGGAATTGGAGAGTTTAATCAGTGAACGATTCTCTCAACTTGATAGCGCGGACATCATCGAAAGGCTGGAGTCATTTGGAGTACCATGCGGCAAAATTCAAAACATTGAAGAAGTCATGACGAGCCCCCAAGTCATCGCTAGAGAAATGATGGTCGAAATAGAGCACCCGAACATACCGGATTTGAAAGTACCGGCTTTCCCGGTAAAGTTTTCAGAAACCCCGCCGACTGTACGGTATGCTCCCCCATTGCTAGGTGAACATACAAATGATGTATTACAAGATCTCGGCTATACAGAAGAAACCATTAAAGAGCTGCGGGCTCGAGAGGTTATATGA